From Verrucomicrobiia bacterium, one genomic window encodes:
- the prsR gene encoding PEP-CTERM-box response regulator transcription factor, translated as MNPKLLIVDDDEEIRTQMKWALAQDYEILLAQDRPSALEQFRAAHPAVVLLDLGLPPHPGNPEEGLATLSELLAADVSTKVVIVSGQGEKENALRAIGSGAYDFLGKPVDVEELKLLLRRCFHVAHLEKEYRAMQRLMQGSGFEGMIGNSTRMQNAFDSIRKVATADAPVLILGESGTGKELAAQAIHRKSNRKDGPFIAINCSAIPETLLESELFGHEKGAFTGATGQVKGRIETANGGTLFLDEIGEIPLPIQVKLLRFLQQKTIERVGGRAEITIDARVVAATNADLKKGMTDGTFREDLFYRLAVIQIVLPPLRSRETDIQLLAQSFLQRFAAVNNKSGLVFGQEALRAINQHKWPGNVRELENRVRRAVIMAEGKRLTVADLELSDVLTAPQASTLKDAREGLERNMIQQSLRKHGGKITPVAAELGISRPTLYELMDKLGIVREAKEAS; from the coding sequence ATGAACCCAAAATTACTGATTGTTGACGACGACGAGGAAATCCGCACGCAGATGAAATGGGCGCTGGCGCAGGATTACGAAATCCTGCTGGCCCAGGACCGGCCGAGCGCGCTTGAGCAATTCCGCGCCGCGCATCCGGCAGTCGTGCTGCTTGATCTCGGCCTGCCTCCGCATCCCGGCAATCCCGAGGAAGGGCTCGCCACATTGTCCGAGTTGCTCGCGGCGGACGTGTCCACGAAGGTGGTCATCGTCAGCGGACAGGGTGAAAAAGAAAATGCGTTGCGGGCGATTGGTTCGGGTGCGTACGATTTTTTGGGCAAGCCGGTGGACGTCGAGGAATTGAAATTATTGCTTCGCCGCTGCTTTCACGTCGCGCATCTCGAAAAAGAGTATCGCGCCATGCAGCGCCTGATGCAGGGTTCGGGATTCGAGGGGATGATCGGCAACAGCACGCGGATGCAGAATGCTTTTGACTCGATCCGCAAAGTCGCCACGGCGGACGCGCCGGTGCTCATCCTCGGCGAGAGCGGCACGGGCAAGGAACTCGCGGCTCAGGCCATACATCGCAAGAGCAATCGCAAGGACGGCCCGTTCATCGCGATTAATTGCAGCGCGATTCCCGAAACGCTGCTCGAGAGCGAATTGTTCGGTCACGAGAAGGGCGCGTTCACCGGCGCAACCGGTCAAGTGAAGGGGCGCATTGAGACCGCGAATGGGGGCACGTTGTTCCTCGACGAAATTGGGGAAATCCCATTGCCGATCCAGGTGAAGCTGTTGCGCTTTCTTCAGCAGAAAACCATCGAGCGCGTTGGCGGCCGTGCCGAGATCACGATTGATGCGCGCGTCGTCGCGGCGACGAATGCGGATTTAAAAAAAGGCATGACCGACGGCACGTTTCGTGAGGATTTGTTTTATCGCCTCGCGGTCATCCAGATCGTGCTGCCGCCGTTGCGTTCGCGCGAAACGGACATTCAGCTTCTTGCGCAATCGTTCCTCCAGCGGTTCGCCGCGGTGAACAACAAGTCCGGCCTCGTGTTCGGGCAGGAAGCCCTGCGCGCGATCAACCAGCACAAGTGGCCGGGCAACGTGCGCGAATTGGAAAACCGCGTCCGCCGCGCTGTGATCATGGCTGAGGGCAAACGTCTCACCGTCGCTGATCTGGAATTGTCTGATGTGCTGACTGCGCCGCAGGCGTCCACGCTCAAGGATGCGCGCGAAGGTTTGGAACGAAATATGATCCAACAATCCTTGCGCAAACACGGCGGCAAGATCACGCCAGTGGCCGCCGAGTTGGGCATCAGCCGTCCGACGCTTTACGAGTTGATGGATAAACTGGGGATTGTGCGCGAGGCGAAAGAGGCTTCATAA